In Pseudomonas oryzicola, one DNA window encodes the following:
- a CDS encoding Hsp70 family protein, whose amino-acid sequence MSDVSPARALGIDFGTSNSTVGWHRPGVESLIALEDGKITLPSVVFFNIEERRPVYGRLALHEYLEGYEGRLMRSLKSLLGSKLIKHDTSVLGSALPFKDLLGMFIGELKKRAEATAGREFEQVVLGRPVFFVDEDPAADQEAEDTLAEVARKIGFKDVSFQYEPIAAAFDYESGISREELVLIVDIGGGTSDFTLIRLSPERHLVAERQSDILATGGVHIGGTDFDKQLSLQGVMPLFGYGSRMKSGALMPTSYHLNLATWHTINALYSQKSQLALGSMRYDIEDTLGIDRLFKLIEERAGHWLAMEVEASKIELTEQQSRRVDLGRIERELGVDLSRTLFEAAIEGLLERVRGSVSELLAKAGVSETQVDTVFFTGGSSGIPALRNSVAAMLPNARHVEGNIFGSIGSGLAIEARKRYGVA is encoded by the coding sequence ATGTCTGACGTATCTCCGGCCCGCGCCCTGGGCATCGACTTTGGCACCTCCAACTCTACGGTTGGCTGGCACCGTCCGGGTGTCGAGTCGCTGATTGCCCTGGAAGACGGCAAGATCACCTTGCCCTCTGTGGTGTTCTTCAACATCGAGGAGCGTCGCCCAGTGTATGGCCGCCTGGCGCTGCACGAATACCTGGAAGGCTACGAAGGGCGGCTGATGCGCTCGCTGAAAAGCCTGCTGGGCTCCAAGCTGATCAAGCACGACACTAGCGTGTTGGGCAGCGCCCTGCCATTCAAGGACCTGCTGGGCATGTTCATTGGCGAATTGAAGAAGCGCGCCGAGGCCACTGCCGGCCGCGAATTCGAACAGGTGGTGCTGGGCCGCCCGGTGTTCTTCGTCGACGAAGACCCGGCCGCTGACCAGGAAGCCGAGGACACCCTGGCCGAAGTGGCGCGCAAGATCGGCTTCAAGGACGTGTCGTTCCAGTACGAGCCGATTGCCGCAGCCTTCGACTACGAGTCGGGCATCAGCCGCGAAGAGCTGGTGCTGATCGTCGATATCGGCGGTGGTACCTCGGACTTCACCCTGATCCGCCTGTCACCCGAGCGCCACCTGGTCGCCGAGCGCCAGAGCGACATCCTGGCCACCGGCGGCGTGCACATCGGCGGTACCGACTTCGACAAGCAACTGAGCCTGCAAGGCGTGATGCCGCTGTTCGGCTACGGCAGCCGCATGAAGAGCGGCGCGCTGATGCCCACCAGCTACCACCTCAACCTGGCCACCTGGCACACCATCAACGCCCTGTACTCGCAGAAGTCGCAGCTGGCCTTGGGCAGCATGCGCTACGACATCGAGGACACACTGGGCATCGACCGCCTGTTCAAGCTGATCGAAGAGCGTGCCGGGCACTGGCTGGCGATGGAAGTGGAGGCCAGCAAGATCGAGCTGACCGAGCAACAGAGCCGGCGCGTCGACCTCGGCCGCATCGAGCGCGAGCTGGGCGTGGACCTGTCCCGTACGTTGTTCGAGGCGGCTATCGAAGGGTTGCTGGAGCGCGTGCGTGGCAGCGTGAGCGAACTGCTGGCCAAGGCGGGTGTCAGCGAGACCCAGGTCGACACGGTGTTCTTCACCGGCGGTTCCAGCGGGATCCCGGCGCTGCGCAACAGCGTGGCGGCGATGCTGCCGAATGCGCGGCATGTGGAAGGCAACATCTTTGGCAGCATTGGCAGCGGGCTGGCCATCGAGGCACGCAAACGTTACGGCGTGGCCTGA
- the cbpA gene encoding curved DNA-binding protein → MDFKDYYKILGVEPTADEKAIKAAYRKLARKYHPDVSKERDAEEKFKEANEAYEVLGDAQKRAEFDEIRKYGGQHGRPFQAPPGWESRGGGGFEGGDFSDFFSSIFGARGGNPFGGARQQQRSAGRRGQDVELELAVFLEETLNKESKQISFQVPQTNAMGQRTGFTTKTLNVKIPAGVTDGERIRLKGQGAPGSAGGANGDLFLTIRMAPHPLFDVEGHDLIITVPLAPWEAALGAKVAVPTLDGKINLTIRPDSQSGQRLRVPGKGLANKSGERGNLYAQLKVVMPPASDESARELWTKLSEKAAFNPRTQWSK, encoded by the coding sequence ATGGACTTCAAAGACTATTACAAGATACTTGGCGTAGAGCCGACGGCGGACGAGAAGGCGATCAAGGCCGCGTACCGCAAGCTGGCGCGCAAGTATCACCCCGATGTCAGCAAGGAGCGCGACGCCGAGGAAAAATTCAAGGAGGCCAACGAGGCCTACGAAGTGCTGGGCGACGCGCAGAAACGTGCCGAGTTCGACGAAATCCGCAAATACGGCGGCCAGCATGGCCGGCCGTTCCAGGCGCCGCCGGGCTGGGAAAGCCGTGGCGGTGGCGGCTTCGAGGGCGGTGATTTTTCCGACTTCTTCAGTTCGATATTCGGTGCCCGGGGTGGCAACCCCTTTGGTGGCGCCCGGCAACAGCAACGCAGTGCCGGCAGGCGAGGGCAGGACGTGGAGCTTGAACTGGCGGTATTCCTTGAAGAGACCCTGAACAAGGAGTCCAAGCAGATCAGCTTCCAGGTGCCGCAGACCAATGCGATGGGCCAGCGCACCGGCTTCACCACCAAGACCCTGAACGTGAAGATCCCGGCCGGGGTGACTGATGGCGAGCGTATCCGCCTCAAGGGCCAGGGCGCGCCGGGCAGTGCTGGCGGGGCCAATGGCGACCTGTTCCTGACCATTCGCATGGCACCGCACCCGCTGTTCGATGTCGAAGGTCATGACTTGATCATTACCGTACCACTGGCACCGTGGGAGGCAGCACTGGGCGCCAAGGTGGCCGTGCCGACCCTGGACGGCAAGATCAACCTCACCATCCGCCCCGACAGCCAGAGCGGCCAGCGCCTGCGCGTACCGGGCAAGGGCCTGGCCAACAAGAGTGGCGAGCGTGGCAACCTTTACGCGCAACTGAAAGTGGTCATGCCGCCAGCATCCGACGAGTCTGCCCGCGAACTGTGGACCAAGCTTTCCGAGAAGGCTGCGTTCAACCCGAGGACACAATGGAGTAAGTGA
- a CDS encoding chaperone modulator CbpM, translating to MSSTLIVQLDMRTLCQEADLTADCVIEIVEHGIVEPSGRTPEDWLFDDQAPLLAKRAAKLHQELELEWEGVALALELLQEVRQLRSENSMLRQRLGRFIQM from the coding sequence ATGAGCAGCACCCTGATCGTTCAACTGGACATGCGTACCTTGTGTCAGGAGGCCGACCTCACGGCTGACTGCGTGATCGAAATCGTCGAGCACGGCATTGTCGAACCCTCCGGGCGAACGCCGGAGGACTGGTTGTTCGACGATCAGGCACCGTTGCTGGCCAAACGCGCGGCGAAGCTGCATCAGGAGCTGGAACTGGAGTGGGAAGGGGTGGCGCTGGCGCTGGAGCTGTTGCAGGAAGTGCGGCAGTTGCGCAGTGAGAACAGCATGCTGAGGCAGCGGTTGGGCAGGTTTATCCAGATGTGA
- a CDS encoding GNAT family N-acetyltransferase, producing the protein MSHEIRDALPTDVPGILDIYNDAVRNTTAIWNENPVDLANRLAWFAARAQQGYPILVAVDESGVLGYASFGDWRPFEGFRLTVEHSVYIRGDQRGKGLGPVLMAALVERARACGKHVMVAAIESGNAASVRLHERLGFVVTGQMPQVGVKFGRWLDLTFMQLVLNPGAEPS; encoded by the coding sequence ATGAGTCATGAAATCCGCGACGCCCTGCCTACCGACGTGCCAGGCATCCTCGACATCTACAACGACGCGGTGCGCAACACCACGGCGATCTGGAACGAAAACCCGGTGGACCTGGCCAACCGCCTGGCCTGGTTTGCCGCACGTGCGCAGCAGGGCTACCCGATCCTGGTGGCGGTGGATGAGAGCGGTGTGCTGGGCTATGCGTCGTTTGGCGACTGGCGGCCGTTCGAGGGCTTTCGCCTTACCGTTGAGCATTCGGTGTATATCCGCGGCGACCAGCGTGGCAAGGGGCTGGGGCCGGTGCTGATGGCAGCGCTGGTCGAGCGTGCGCGCGCGTGTGGCAAGCATGTGATGGTGGCGGCCATCGAGAGCGGCAATGCAGCGTCGGTGCGCCTGCACGAGCGGCTGGGCTTCGTGGTGACCGGGCAGATGCCGCAGGTGGGGGTGAAGTTTGGCCGGTGGCTGGACTTGACCTTCATGCAGCTGGTGCTGAACCCGGGGGCAGAACCAAGCTGA
- the urtE gene encoding urea ABC transporter ATP-binding subunit UrtE yields MLKIDTLHQYYGGSHILRGLSFEAKVGEVTCLLGRNGVGKTTLLRCLMGLVPARDGSIEWEGKPITSLKPQQRVHAGIAYVPQGREIFPRLTVEENLLMGLSRFPAREARAVPSFIYELFPVLEQMKQRRGGDLSGGQQQQLAIGRALASRPRLLILDEPTEGIQPSVIKEIGAVIRRLAERGDMAILLVEQFYDFAEELADQYLVMARGEIIQRGRGENMQAEGVRGLVTI; encoded by the coding sequence ATGCTCAAGATCGACACCCTGCACCAGTATTACGGCGGCAGCCACATCCTCCGGGGCCTGTCCTTCGAAGCCAAGGTTGGCGAAGTCACCTGCCTGCTGGGCCGCAACGGCGTGGGCAAGACCACCCTGCTGCGCTGCCTGATGGGGCTGGTACCCGCCCGCGACGGCAGCATCGAATGGGAAGGCAAGCCGATCACCAGCCTCAAGCCCCAGCAACGGGTCCATGCCGGCATCGCCTACGTACCCCAGGGCCGCGAGATCTTCCCGCGCCTCACTGTCGAGGAGAACCTGCTGATGGGCCTGTCGCGCTTTCCCGCGCGTGAAGCGCGCGCAGTGCCATCCTTCATCTACGAACTGTTCCCCGTGCTGGAACAGATGAAACAACGCCGGGGCGGTGACCTGTCCGGCGGCCAGCAGCAACAGCTGGCCATCGGCCGTGCCCTGGCCAGCCGCCCGCGCCTGCTGATCCTCGACGAGCCCACCGAGGGCATCCAGCCTTCGGTCATCAAAGAAATTGGCGCTGTCATCCGTCGCTTGGCAGAGCGCGGTGACATGGCCATCCTGCTGGTGGAACAGTTCTACGACTTCGCTGAGGAGCTGGCCGACCAGTACCTGGTGATGGCCCGTGGCGAGATCATCCAGCGGGGCCGTGGCGAAAACATGCAAGCCGAGGGTGTGCGTGGGCTGGTAACCATTTAA
- the urtD gene encoding urea ABC transporter ATP-binding protein UrtD, producing the protein MRGVPPVHPEFMLEPVFDNLGAGREAIGLGNRRKAGLDTRHGTVLSLEDISVSFDGFKALNALNLYIGVGELRCIIGPNGAGKTTMMDVITGKTRPDSGNAWFGDTLDLTRLSEYQIAQAGIGRKFQKPTVFEALTVFDNLELALKTDKSVWASLTARLGAEQRQRIEEVLTTLRLLPLAQRQAGLLSHGQKQFLEIGMLLVQEPQLLLLDEPVAGMTDAETEFTAELFKGLAGKHSLMVVEHDMGFVGSIADHVTVLHQGSVLAEGSLEQVQADERVVEVYLGR; encoded by the coding sequence ATGAGAGGCGTGCCGCCGGTACACCCCGAATTCATGCTCGAGCCGGTTTTCGACAACCTTGGCGCCGGTCGCGAGGCCATCGGCCTTGGCAACCGCCGCAAGGCCGGCCTGGATACCCGCCACGGCACGGTGCTGAGCCTTGAGGACATCAGCGTCAGCTTCGATGGTTTCAAGGCACTCAACGCGCTGAACCTGTACATCGGCGTGGGCGAACTGCGCTGCATCATCGGCCCCAACGGTGCCGGCAAGACCACGATGATGGATGTGATCACCGGCAAGACCCGCCCTGACAGCGGCAACGCCTGGTTTGGCGACACCCTCGACCTGACCCGCCTGAGCGAATACCAGATCGCCCAGGCAGGCATCGGCCGCAAGTTCCAGAAGCCAACGGTGTTCGAGGCATTGACGGTGTTCGACAACCTGGAACTGGCGCTGAAGACCGACAAGTCGGTGTGGGCCAGTCTGACGGCGCGGCTCGGTGCTGAACAACGCCAGCGTATCGAGGAGGTGCTGACCACCCTGCGCCTGCTGCCCCTGGCTCAGCGCCAGGCGGGCCTGCTGTCGCATGGGCAGAAGCAGTTCCTGGAGATCGGCATGCTGCTGGTGCAGGAGCCGCAACTGCTGTTGCTGGACGAGCCGGTAGCCGGCATGACCGATGCCGAGACCGAGTTCACCGCCGAGCTGTTCAAGGGCCTGGCCGGCAAGCACTCACTGATGGTGGTGGAGCACGACATGGGCTTTGTCGGCAGCATTGCCGACCATGTGACCGTGCTGCACCAGGGCAGCGTGCTGGCGGAAGGGTCGCTGGAGCAGGTGCAGGCGGATGAGCGGGTGGTCGAGGTCTACTTGGGCCGGTGA
- the urtC gene encoding urea ABC transporter permease subunit UrtC, with the protein MNQPLLVTATQKVGPRLSLAIGAIVVLLLVALPLLSLLPAEHALQVSAYTLTLVGKILCYAIVALALDLVWGYAGLLSLGHGLFFALGGYAMGMYLMRQAAGDGLPGFMTFLSWSELPWYWAGTQHFAWALCLVVLAPGLLALVFGWFAFRSRIKGVYFSIMTQALTFAGMLLFFRNETGFGGNNGFTSFRTILGFDIAAQGTRAVLFLCTVALLLASLYLCRGLTRSKFGRLLTAVRDAENRLMFCGYDPRGFKLLVWVLSAVLCGLAGALYVPQVGIINPGEMSPTNSIEAAVWVALGGRGTLLGPLLGAGLVNGMKSWFTVAFPEYWLFFLGALFILVTLYLPKGVVGLLKKRSQP; encoded by the coding sequence ATGAACCAGCCACTGCTTGTCACTGCCACGCAAAAGGTCGGGCCGCGCCTGTCGCTGGCCATCGGCGCCATCGTCGTCCTGCTGCTGGTGGCCCTGCCGCTGCTGTCGCTGCTACCGGCGGAGCATGCCCTGCAAGTGTCGGCGTACACCCTGACCCTGGTCGGCAAGATCCTCTGCTACGCCATCGTGGCCCTGGCGCTGGACCTGGTCTGGGGCTATGCCGGGCTGCTGTCGCTGGGCCACGGCTTGTTCTTCGCCCTCGGTGGCTACGCCATGGGCATGTACCTGATGCGCCAGGCCGCCGGTGACGGCCTGCCAGGGTTCATGACTTTTCTTTCGTGGAGCGAACTGCCCTGGTACTGGGCCGGCACCCAGCATTTCGCCTGGGCCTTGTGCCTGGTGGTGCTGGCGCCCGGGCTGCTGGCGCTGGTATTCGGCTGGTTCGCCTTCCGCTCACGGATCAAGGGTGTGTATTTCTCGATCATGACCCAGGCCCTGACCTTTGCCGGCATGCTGCTGTTCTTCCGCAACGAGACCGGCTTTGGCGGCAACAACGGTTTCACCAGCTTTCGCACCATCCTCGGTTTCGACATCGCCGCCCAAGGTACCCGTGCCGTGCTGTTCCTGTGCACCGTCGCCCTGCTGCTGGCCAGCCTGTACCTGTGCCGGGGCCTGACCCGCAGCAAGTTCGGCCGCTTGCTCACCGCCGTGCGCGATGCCGAGAACCGCCTGATGTTCTGCGGCTACGACCCTCGCGGTTTCAAGCTGCTGGTGTGGGTACTGAGTGCCGTACTGTGCGGCCTGGCCGGTGCGCTGTACGTGCCACAGGTGGGCATCATCAACCCTGGCGAAATGTCGCCGACCAACTCCATCGAAGCCGCCGTCTGGGTGGCCCTTGGCGGGCGCGGCACGCTGCTCGGCCCGCTGCTCGGCGCCGGCCTGGTCAATGGCATGAAAAGCTGGTTCACCGTGGCCTTCCCGGAGTACTGGCTGTTCTTCCTCGGCGCGCTGTTCATCCTGGTCACCCTGTACCTGCCCAAGGGCGTGGTGGGCCTGCTGAAGAAAAGGAGCCAACCATGA
- the urtB gene encoding urea ABC transporter permease subunit UrtB: protein MNPPPIFRIARMLRLLLTLLLLLPLAIQASEGEFFLSAKPAEQARLLEGWAAQPDAARLPLLDNLRHGRIAIDDNRKVRLNNRLRGLIDNALASHQLLSDDSATRLAAAQQLQKSAQPAQMAFLDRRFASEPDAAVHAALGLALANLQLGASEPAVRLAAVRLLGETGDPLARTRLEALLQPGAETDPGVRTAVETSLAQVQRKLLVGELLGQAFSGLSLGSILLLAALGLAITFGLLGVINMAHGEMLMLGAYSTYMVQVLLQRYAPGAIEFYPLLALPVAFTVSAGVGMALERTIIRHLYGRPLETLLATWGISLILIQAIRLLFGAQNVEVSNPAWLSGGIQLLPNLVLPYNRLVIIGFALAVVLLTWLLLNRTRLGLNVRAVTQNRNMAACCGVSTGRVDMLAFGLGSGIAGLGGVALSQVGNVGPDLGQSYIIDSFLVVVLGGVGQLAGSLWAAFGLGIANKLLEPQIGAVLGKILILALIILFIQKRPQGLFALKGRVID from the coding sequence ATGAATCCACCGCCAATCTTCAGGATTGCCCGCATGCTCAGACTGCTGCTCACCCTGCTCCTGCTATTACCCCTGGCCATCCAGGCCAGCGAGGGCGAATTCTTCCTCAGCGCCAAGCCCGCCGAACAAGCCCGCCTGCTCGAAGGTTGGGCGGCGCAACCGGATGCCGCACGCCTGCCGCTGCTGGACAACTTGCGCCACGGCCGCATCGCCATCGATGACAACCGCAAGGTCCGCCTGAACAACCGTCTGCGCGGCCTGATCGACAACGCCCTGGCCAGCCACCAGTTGCTCAGCGACGACAGCGCCACGCGCCTGGCCGCCGCCCAGCAACTGCAGAAGAGCGCACAACCTGCGCAAATGGCCTTCCTCGACCGGCGCTTCGCCAGCGAACCGGATGCCGCCGTGCACGCCGCCCTCGGCCTGGCCCTGGCCAACCTGCAACTGGGCGCCAGCGAACCGGCCGTACGCCTGGCTGCCGTGCGCCTGCTCGGCGAAACCGGTGACCCGCTGGCCCGCACCCGTCTTGAGGCACTGTTGCAACCGGGCGCGGAAACCGACCCGGGCGTGCGCACCGCCGTTGAAACCAGCCTGGCCCAGGTGCAGCGCAAACTATTGGTCGGCGAACTGCTCGGCCAGGCCTTCAGCGGCCTGTCGCTGGGTTCGATCCTGCTGCTGGCGGCCTTGGGCCTGGCGATCACCTTCGGCCTGCTCGGCGTGATCAACATGGCCCACGGCGAAATGCTGATGCTCGGTGCCTACAGCACCTACATGGTCCAGGTACTGCTGCAGCGCTACGCCCCCGGCGCCATCGAGTTCTACCCGCTGCTCGCCCTGCCGGTGGCCTTCACCGTCAGCGCCGGCGTCGGCATGGCGCTGGAGCGCACGATAATCCGCCACCTGTATGGCCGCCCACTGGAAACCCTGCTGGCGACCTGGGGCATCAGCCTGATCCTGATCCAGGCCATCCGCCTGCTGTTCGGCGCGCAGAACGTCGAAGTCAGCAACCCGGCCTGGCTGTCCGGTGGCATCCAGTTGCTGCCCAACCTGGTGCTGCCGTACAACCGCCTGGTGATCATCGGCTTCGCCCTGGCCGTGGTGCTGCTCACCTGGTTGCTGCTCAACCGCACACGGCTGGGCCTGAACGTCCGTGCGGTCACCCAGAACCGCAACATGGCGGCCTGCTGCGGGGTGTCCACCGGGCGCGTCGACATGCTCGCCTTCGGCCTCGGCTCAGGCATCGCCGGGCTGGGCGGTGTGGCCCTGAGCCAGGTCGGCAACGTCGGCCCGGACCTGGGCCAGAGCTACATAATCGACTCGTTCCTGGTGGTGGTGCTCGGCGGTGTCGGCCAGCTGGCCGGCAGCCTGTGGGCAGCATTCGGCCTTGGCATCGCCAACAAACTGCTGGAGCCGCAGATCGGTGCGGTACTGGGCAAGATTCTCATCCTTGCGTTGATCATTCTGTTCATCCAGAAGCGCCCGCAAGGCCTGTTCGCCCTCAAGGGACGGGTAATCGACTGA
- the urtA gene encoding urea ABC transporter substrate-binding protein, with the protein MKRRSLIKAFTLSASIAAMGLSWSIQAAETIKVGILHSLSGTMAISETSLKDMALMTIDEINAKGGVNGKLLEPVVVDPASNWPLFAEKSRQLLTQDKVAVVFGCWTSVSRKSVLPVFEELNGLLFYPVQYEGEEMSPNVFYTGAAPNQQAIPAVEYLMSEDGGGAKRFFLLGTDYVYPRTTNKILRAFLHSKGVADKDIEEVYTPFGHSDYQTIVANIKKFSAGGKTAVISTVNGDSNVPFYKELANQGLKATDVPVVAFSVGEEELRGIDTKPLVGHLAAWNYFESVDNPVNQKFVADWKAYAKAKGLPGADKAVTNDPMEATYVGIHMWAQAAEKAKSTDVDKVREALAGQTFKAPSGFTLTMDKTNHHLHKPVMIGEIQDDGQFSVVWETEQPLRAQPWSPFIPGNDKRPDYAVKGN; encoded by the coding sequence ATGAAGCGTCGTAGTCTGATCAAGGCCTTTACCCTCAGCGCATCGATCGCGGCGATGGGCCTGAGCTGGAGCATACAGGCCGCCGAAACCATCAAGGTCGGTATCCTGCATTCGCTGTCGGGGACCATGGCGATTTCCGAGACCTCGCTCAAGGACATGGCGCTGATGACCATCGACGAGATCAACGCCAAGGGCGGTGTAAACGGCAAGCTGCTCGAACCGGTGGTGGTCGACCCCGCCTCCAACTGGCCGCTGTTCGCTGAAAAGAGCCGACAGCTGCTGACCCAGGACAAGGTCGCGGTAGTGTTCGGCTGCTGGACGTCGGTGTCGCGCAAATCCGTGCTGCCGGTATTCGAGGAGCTCAATGGCCTGCTGTTCTACCCGGTGCAGTACGAAGGTGAAGAGATGTCGCCGAACGTGTTCTACACCGGCGCCGCGCCCAACCAGCAGGCCATCCCAGCCGTGGAGTACCTGATGAGTGAGGACGGCGGCGGCGCCAAGCGCTTCTTCCTGCTGGGCACCGACTACGTCTACCCGCGCACCACCAACAAGATCCTGCGTGCCTTCCTGCACAGCAAGGGCGTGGCCGACAAAGACATCGAAGAGGTGTACACGCCGTTCGGCCACAGCGATTACCAAACCATCGTCGCCAACATCAAGAAGTTCTCCGCTGGCGGCAAGACAGCCGTCATTTCCACCGTCAACGGCGACTCCAATGTGCCGTTCTACAAAGAGCTGGCCAACCAGGGGCTGAAGGCCACCGACGTGCCGGTGGTGGCGTTCTCGGTCGGCGAAGAAGAGCTGCGCGGCATCGACACCAAGCCGCTGGTCGGCCACCTGGCGGCGTGGAACTACTTCGAGTCGGTGGATAACCCGGTCAACCAGAAGTTCGTCGCCGACTGGAAGGCCTACGCCAAGGCCAAGGGCTTGCCAGGTGCCGACAAGGCGGTGACCAACGACCCGATGGAGGCCACTTATGTGGGTATCCACATGTGGGCCCAGGCCGCCGAGAAGGCCAAGTCCACCGACGTTGACAAGGTCCGCGAAGCGCTGGCCGGGCAGACCTTCAAGGCACCGTCGGGCTTCACCCTGACCATGGACAAGACCAACCACCACCTGCACAAGCCGGTGATGATCGGCGAGATCCAGGATGACGGCCAGTTCAGCGTCGTGTGGGAAACCGAGCAGCCGCTGCGGGCGCAGCCTTGGAGTCCGTTCATTCCGGGCAACGACAAGCGCCCTGATTACGCAGTGAAAGGTAACTGA
- the cycA gene encoding D-serine/D-alanine/glycine transporter, whose translation MTQASPTPPDEPHLQRNLTNRHIQLIAIGGAIGTGLFMGSGKTINLAGPSIIFVYMIIGFMLFFVMRAMGELLLSNLNYKSFIDFSADLLGPWAGYFTGWTYWFCWVVTGIADVVAIAAYTQFWFPELPQWIPALAFVALLLSLNLVTVKMFGELEFWFALVKIVAILGLVATGLYMVFSGFTSPSGRTAQLANLWNDGGMFPNGLMGFFAGFQIAVFAFVGIELVGTTAAEAKNPERTLPRAINSIPLRIIMFYVLALIAIMAVTPWRDVVPGKSPFIELFVLAGLPAAASVINFVVLTSAASSANGGVFSTSRMLYGLSQEGDAPKAFGELSGRSVPANGLYFSCSCLLLGAVMIYLVPNVVEAFTLITTVSAVLFMFVWTLILLSYLQYRKHRATLHQASKYKMPGGRFMCYVCLAFFAFILVLLSLEADTRSALVVTPIWFVLLAVTYQFVRSKRHPRTAVRNG comes from the coding sequence ATGACGCAAGCTTCACCCACGCCGCCAGATGAGCCACACCTGCAACGCAACCTGACCAACCGTCACATCCAACTGATCGCCATCGGTGGCGCCATCGGTACCGGCCTGTTCATGGGTTCGGGCAAGACCATCAACCTGGCCGGGCCGTCGATCATCTTCGTCTACATGATCATCGGCTTCATGCTGTTCTTCGTCATGCGCGCCATGGGCGAACTGCTGCTGTCGAACCTCAACTACAAGTCGTTCATCGATTTTTCCGCCGACCTGCTTGGCCCCTGGGCCGGCTACTTCACCGGCTGGACCTACTGGTTCTGCTGGGTGGTCACCGGCATCGCCGACGTGGTCGCCATCGCGGCCTACACCCAGTTCTGGTTCCCCGAACTGCCGCAATGGATACCGGCGCTGGCCTTCGTGGCGTTGCTGCTGTCACTGAACCTGGTGACCGTGAAGATGTTCGGTGAACTGGAGTTCTGGTTCGCCCTGGTCAAGATCGTCGCCATACTCGGCCTGGTCGCTACCGGCCTGTACATGGTCTTCAGCGGCTTTACCTCACCCAGCGGGCGCACCGCGCAGTTGGCCAACCTGTGGAACGACGGGGGCATGTTCCCCAATGGCCTGATGGGCTTCTTCGCCGGCTTCCAGATCGCCGTGTTCGCCTTCGTCGGCATCGAGCTAGTGGGTACCACCGCTGCCGAAGCGAAGAACCCGGAGCGCACTCTGCCGCGGGCGATCAACTCGATCCCGCTGCGGATCATCATGTTCTACGTGCTGGCACTGATCGCAATCATGGCCGTCACACCCTGGCGCGACGTGGTACCGGGCAAGAGCCCGTTCATCGAACTGTTCGTACTGGCCGGCCTGCCGGCGGCGGCGAGTGTCATCAACTTCGTGGTGCTGACCTCGGCGGCCTCGTCGGCCAACGGTGGCGTGTTTTCCACCAGCCGCATGCTGTATGGCCTGTCGCAGGAAGGTGACGCACCCAAGGCGTTTGGGGAGCTGTCGGGCCGCTCGGTACCTGCCAATGGCCTGTACTTCTCCTGCTCCTGCCTGCTGCTGGGTGCAGTGATGATCTATCTGGTGCCCAACGTGGTAGAGGCATTCACCCTGATCACCACTGTTTCTGCGGTGTTGTTCATGTTTGTCTGGACACTGATCCTGCTGTCCTACCTGCAGTACCGCAAGCACCGCGCGACGCTGCACCAGGCCTCGAAGTACAAGATGCCGGGCGGGCGCTTCATGTGCTACGTGTGCCTGGCGTTCTTTGCCTTCATTCTGGTGTTGCTGAGCCTGGAGGCAGACACGCGCTCGGCGTTGGTGGTGACGCCGATCTGGTTCGTGCTGCTGGCGGTGACCTACCAGTTCGTGCGCAGCAAACGCCATCCGCGCACGGCGGTGCGTAACGGCTGA